Proteins from one Lachnospiraceae bacterium KGMB03038 genomic window:
- a CDS encoding bifunctional precorrin-2 dehydrogenase/sirohydrochlorin ferrochelatase: MMNRQKSRTEDRKMSRRYFPLFVDISCQKIVVIGGGQVAQRRIETLLSFGADLWVAAPEITERLKDLAEEGRIRWMREAYSDMLFEKLPDMKILLAATDDPECNEAAVKEARKRGILVNAAHKKELCDFYFAAVAGKDEIVAGICASGLSHKKARRAREAVERALKSMDEEV; the protein is encoded by the coding sequence ATGATGAATAGGCAGAAGAGCCGGACGGAGGATAGGAAAATGAGCAGACGGTATTTCCCGCTATTTGTAGATATATCTTGCCAAAAGATCGTTGTAATAGGCGGCGGCCAGGTGGCCCAGAGAAGGATTGAGACGCTTTTATCCTTTGGAGCCGATCTGTGGGTCGCGGCGCCGGAAATAACAGAGCGGCTGAAAGATTTAGCGGAAGAAGGAAGAATCCGTTGGATGCGGGAAGCTTATTCTGATATGCTGTTTGAAAAGCTGCCGGATATGAAGATCCTTCTGGCGGCTACGGACGATCCAGAGTGTAACGAGGCGGCGGTGAAAGAAGCCAGAAAGCGGGGCATCCTGGTAAATGCGGCTCACAAGAAAGAATTGTGCGATTTTTATTTCGCGGCGGTAGCAGGGAAAGACGAAATAGTGGCGGGGATCTGTGCCTCCGGTTTAAGCCACAAGAAAGCAAGAAGAGCGAGAGAAGCTGTAGAACGAGCTCTTAAGAGCATGGATGAAGAGGTATGA
- a CDS encoding ABC transporter ATP-binding protein translates to MNDILLKAEQLSYTYEGSDVPALNGLSLEIRRGRKIACMGANGSGKSTFFLCCNGIRKPDSGQLYFEGHPLDYSKKGLLSLRSKVGVVFQDPDNQLFSANVLQEISFGPLNLGLTQQETRRRAEQVMERLGIASFAHRPVHALSGGQKKLVAIADILVMEPSLILLDEPAAALDPIHTRIVREIIDEISASGITVVTATHDVDYAWSWADDVLLFHEGQLLAFGSPKDVFTQKKLLETASLETPCVLKIFQALQKGGFLPESLPCPRTINELESLLSSQRPMNKSQP, encoded by the coding sequence GTGAATGATATCTTGTTAAAAGCAGAACAGCTCAGCTATACCTACGAAGGCAGCGATGTCCCCGCCCTTAACGGACTGAGCCTGGAGATCCGAAGAGGGAGGAAGATTGCGTGCATGGGGGCTAACGGCTCCGGGAAATCCACCTTCTTCCTGTGCTGCAACGGCATCCGAAAACCCGACTCCGGCCAGTTGTATTTTGAAGGCCATCCCTTAGACTACTCCAAAAAGGGGCTGCTTTCCCTCAGAAGCAAGGTAGGCGTGGTATTCCAGGACCCGGACAACCAGCTTTTCTCCGCAAATGTCCTCCAGGAGATCTCCTTTGGCCCTCTGAACCTTGGCCTTACCCAGCAGGAAACAAGACGGCGGGCAGAGCAAGTGATGGAACGCCTTGGCATCGCCTCCTTCGCCCACCGTCCGGTACACGCCTTAAGCGGAGGGCAGAAGAAACTGGTAGCCATTGCGGATATTCTGGTGATGGAGCCTTCCCTGATCCTGCTGGATGAACCGGCGGCGGCTCTAGATCCTATCCACACCCGGATCGTTCGGGAGATCATCGATGAGATCTCCGCAAGCGGCATCACCGTAGTCACAGCCACCCACGATGTGGATTACGCCTGGAGCTGGGCGGATGACGTGCTTCTCTTTCATGAAGGACAGCTCTTGGCTTTCGGCTCCCCAAAGGACGTCTTTACTCAGAAGAAACTGCTTGAGACCGCCAGCCTGGAGACTCCTTGCGTACTTAAGATCTTTCAGGCGCTGCAAAAAGGAGGGTTCCTGCCGGAATCCCTCCCTTGCCCCAGGACAATAAACGAACTGGAAAGTCTTTTGTCTTCGCAGCGTCCCATGAATAAATCGCAGCCATAG
- the hemB gene encoding porphobilinogen synthase, whose protein sequence is MIKRPRRLRDSEILRKMVRETRVDKASLIYPIFVKEGNGICEEIPSMPGQYRYSVDRLAFELENVVKAGVSSVMLFGIPEEKDACGSQAYAEDGIIQKALREAKKQVPDLYYITDVCLCEYTSHGHCGMLRGHKIDNDSTIGLLAKTALSQVQAGADMVAPSDMMDGRVGAIRSLLDEMGYENTPIMSYAVKYASGFYAPFRDAADSAPSFGDRSSYQMDYHNSREGIREILLDEEEGADIIMVKPALAYLDMIVKAKEATSLPIAAYSVSGEYAMIKAAAEKGWIQEDKMVCETAVAAFRAGAQSYLTYYAKELAGYIDQGRIG, encoded by the coding sequence ATGATCAAAAGACCAAGAAGATTGCGAGACAGCGAGATACTGCGGAAAATGGTACGGGAGACAAGAGTGGATAAAGCCTCTTTGATCTACCCCATTTTTGTGAAAGAGGGGAACGGGATCTGTGAAGAAATCCCTTCTATGCCGGGGCAGTACCGGTATAGTGTGGACCGTTTGGCGTTTGAATTGGAAAATGTAGTGAAAGCGGGCGTTTCATCGGTCATGCTTTTTGGCATCCCGGAAGAAAAAGATGCATGCGGAAGCCAGGCATACGCGGAGGATGGAATCATCCAGAAGGCGCTGCGGGAAGCGAAGAAACAAGTTCCGGATCTCTACTATATTACAGATGTATGCCTGTGTGAGTATACCTCCCACGGACACTGCGGGATGCTCCGCGGTCATAAGATCGACAACGACTCTACCATCGGGCTTCTGGCGAAGACAGCCCTTTCCCAGGTGCAGGCGGGCGCGGATATGGTGGCCCCCTCTGATATGATGGACGGCCGTGTGGGGGCGATCCGCAGTCTCTTAGATGAGATGGGATATGAGAACACGCCCATTATGTCTTACGCGGTGAAATATGCCTCTGGATTCTACGCGCCTTTCCGGGATGCGGCGGACTCGGCTCCTTCCTTTGGAGACCGGAGCAGTTACCAGATGGATTACCACAACAGCAGGGAAGGTATCCGGGAGATTCTTCTGGACGAAGAGGAAGGCGCGGATATCATCATGGTAAAACCGGCCCTTGCTTATCTTGATATGATCGTGAAGGCGAAGGAAGCCACTTCTCTTCCGATCGCGGCCTACAGTGTCAGCGGAGAGTATGCGATGATCAAAGCGGCGGCAGAGAAGGGCTGGATTCAGGAAGATAAGATGGTCTGCGAGACGGCGGTAGCGGCCTTCCGGGCCGGAGCCCAGAGCTATCTGACCTACTACGCCAAGGAATTGGCGGGATATATCGATCAGGGACGGATCGGGTAG
- a CDS encoding anti-sigma regulatory factor, producing MTEHLTFHYDIPGDDFTRAGAASSSVKNKLKLMGVDSNVIRKVSIAMYEGEINMVIHADGGVIDVDVSQDNIRIVLADTGPGIADIDKAMQAGYSTAPEEVRSLGFGAGMGLPNMQKYSDHMDIDSTVGVGTTVTMDIRL from the coding sequence ATGACGGAACATCTGACTTTTCATTATGATATACCTGGAGATGATTTTACCCGCGCCGGCGCAGCCAGCAGCAGTGTGAAGAATAAATTAAAACTGATGGGCGTAGACAGTAATGTGATCCGGAAGGTGTCTATCGCCATGTACGAAGGAGAGATCAACATGGTCATCCACGCGGACGGCGGGGTCATCGATGTGGATGTCAGCCAGGATAATATCCGCATTGTCCTGGCCGATACAGGACCTGGCATCGCGGATATAGACAAAGCGATGCAGGCCGGATATTCCACCGCCCCGGAAGAGGTCCGTTCTCTTGGCTTTGGCGCCGGAATGGGGCTCCCAAACATGCAGAAATATTCAGATCACATGGATATAGATTCCACTGTGGGCGTCGGCACCACGGTAACTATGGATATCCGTCTGTAA
- a CDS encoding PHP domain-containing protein: MIPLYYDLHIHSCLSPCGDDDMTPANLVGMAAVKGLDVIALTDHNSCRNCAAAMRHGEICGVTVIPGMELTTSEEVHVVCLFPSLENAMSFDQFVYERILPIQNRPDIFGRQQILDEQDQVTGEVERLLINATDISFSDVFSLVESYRGLAFPAHVDKSSNSLLANLGFVPPDSTFPCAEISSFDQLHRIQKEHPYFQRCRMISNSDAHYLPDIQEPYYQIYSDSRGLPDILDALRRCPSGV; encoded by the coding sequence ATGATCCCCCTGTATTACGATCTTCATATCCATTCCTGTCTTTCCCCCTGCGGCGATGACGACATGACTCCTGCCAACCTGGTGGGTATGGCCGCTGTCAAGGGACTGGACGTGATCGCCCTGACCGACCACAATTCCTGCAGGAACTGCGCCGCCGCTATGCGCCACGGAGAGATCTGCGGTGTCACCGTGATTCCCGGAATGGAGCTGACTACCTCCGAAGAGGTCCATGTGGTCTGTCTGTTTCCCTCACTGGAAAACGCTATGTCCTTCGACCAGTTTGTCTATGAGCGGATCCTTCCTATTCAAAACCGGCCGGATATTTTCGGCCGGCAGCAGATTCTGGATGAGCAGGATCAGGTGACAGGAGAGGTGGAACGCCTTTTGATCAACGCTACGGACATTTCTTTTTCCGATGTCTTTTCTCTTGTGGAATCCTACCGCGGTTTGGCGTTCCCCGCCCATGTGGACAAATCTTCCAACAGCCTTCTGGCGAACCTGGGATTTGTTCCGCCCGACAGTACATTCCCCTGTGCTGAGATCAGCAGTTTTGACCAGCTTCACAGGATACAAAAAGAGCACCCCTATTTCCAGAGGTGCCGCATGATCTCTAACTCAGACGCTCATTATCTGCCGGATATCCAGGAGCCTTATTATCAGATCTATTCCGATTCCCGTGGGCTCCCGGACATTCTGGATGCGCTGCGCCGCTGTCCATCCGGTGTCTGA
- a CDS encoding energy-coupling factor ABC transporter permease codes for MTQNQKKLIAALAVFAAANAVVPAANAMHIMEGYLPAGCCIAWGILCLPFLAAGFLSIRRTLSENRRAVTLLAMSGAFIFVISSLKIPSVTGSCSHMTGTGLGAILFGPCSVSILGIIVLIFQAILLAHGGLTTLGANTFSMAVAGPLLTYGIYRLCQKPSINRRFSIFLAAALGDLFTYCITSVQLGLAYPSEAGGILASVVKFLGVFAPTQVPLAVIEGLLTTAIVVFLESFALPELKSIGYRKEA; via the coding sequence ATGACTCAAAACCAAAAGAAACTCATTGCCGCATTGGCTGTATTTGCCGCGGCAAACGCGGTCGTTCCGGCCGCTAACGCTATGCACATCATGGAAGGGTATCTTCCGGCAGGCTGCTGCATCGCATGGGGGATCTTATGTCTCCCCTTCCTGGCCGCCGGCTTCCTGTCCATCCGCAGGACGCTGTCCGAAAACCGCAGGGCTGTCACACTGCTTGCCATGTCCGGCGCTTTTATCTTCGTGATCTCGTCTCTGAAGATCCCTTCTGTTACCGGAAGCTGCTCCCACATGACCGGCACCGGGCTTGGAGCCATTCTATTCGGCCCGTGTTCTGTCAGTATCCTGGGAATCATTGTCCTGATCTTCCAGGCGATCCTCCTGGCCCACGGAGGATTGACCACATTGGGGGCCAATACATTTTCCATGGCTGTTGCCGGCCCTCTTCTTACATATGGAATCTACAGACTCTGCCAGAAACCCTCCATAAACCGCAGATTTTCCATTTTTCTGGCAGCGGCTTTGGGCGATCTTTTTACTTATTGCATCACCAGCGTGCAGCTTGGCCTGGCCTATCCTTCTGAGGCCGGAGGGATTCTGGCTTCTGTCGTGAAATTCCTTGGTGTTTTCGCGCCTACTCAAGTGCCTCTCGCGGTCATCGAAGGGCTCCTGACCACAGCCATCGTTGTTTTTCTGGAATCTTTTGCTCTTCCAGAGTTAAAATCCATCGGATACCGAAAGGAGGCGTAA
- the hemC gene encoding hydroxymethylbilane synthase, with translation MKEIIIGSRKSRLALIQTELIADQLRETFPEVRIQVRKIETTGDRRQDLSLDQMGGKGVFIKELDRALLQGEIDLAVHSLKDMPMETAEGLRMEAAWPREDARDVLVLPEGKMEWKGTGVIGCSSFRRRLQAQRLFPKARFQNIRGNVLTRLDKLDRGEYDALILAAAGLKRLGLEERISRFFSIDEILPAAGQGILAVTARAGEVEDFLKACARRETTAVAEAERAFVRYLGGGCSSPIAAYAECREGKLILKGLYYDEDSKGWQIGEKAGVLAEAKALGRRLAQEMRTQNQARREDR, from the coding sequence ATGAAGGAGATCATCATTGGAAGCCGAAAGAGCCGGCTTGCTTTGATCCAGACAGAACTTATAGCGGATCAGCTTCGGGAAACATTCCCGGAAGTCCGTATCCAGGTCCGGAAGATTGAGACTACCGGAGACCGCAGGCAGGATCTTTCTCTGGATCAGATGGGAGGAAAAGGCGTATTCATCAAGGAACTGGACCGGGCGCTGCTGCAGGGGGAGATCGATCTGGCAGTGCACAGCCTTAAAGATATGCCGATGGAAACGGCAGAGGGATTGCGGATGGAAGCAGCCTGGCCAAGAGAGGACGCGAGAGATGTGCTGGTCCTTCCGGAAGGAAAGATGGAATGGAAAGGGACGGGCGTGATCGGCTGTTCCTCCTTCCGCAGAAGGCTTCAGGCTCAGCGGCTGTTCCCAAAGGCCCGATTTCAGAATATACGCGGAAATGTACTGACCCGTCTGGATAAGCTGGACCGTGGGGAATATGACGCATTGATCCTGGCGGCGGCAGGGTTGAAACGCCTGGGGCTGGAAGAGCGGATATCCCGATTTTTCTCGATAGACGAGATCCTTCCGGCGGCAGGCCAGGGAATCTTGGCGGTTACGGCCAGAGCGGGAGAGGTGGAAGACTTTTTAAAAGCCTGCGCCCGGCGGGAGACCACGGCGGTGGCAGAGGCGGAGAGGGCCTTTGTCCGATATCTGGGCGGCGGCTGTTCCTCACCCATCGCCGCATACGCAGAGTGCCGGGAGGGAAAACTGATCCTGAAAGGGCTGTACTACGATGAGGACAGCAAAGGCTGGCAGATCGGAGAGAAAGCGGGAGTTCTTGCGGAAGCAAAAGCTCTCGGCCGCCGTTTGGCCCAGGAGATGAGAACCCAGAATCAGGCAAGGAGAGAAGATAGATAA
- the cbiQ gene encoding cobalt ECF transporter T component CbiQ codes for MILIDQLAYRSKLCSVNGEEKFVFTLLTLLFCVVSRSILLAGIVFAATGILTICVGGIPASRYFRLLRVPLVFLALSTAAVVINISRIPLDGFAVPMGGWYLTGSIAGLTRGIRLFTTALASVSCLYFLSLSTPMPDLLEVLRRFHVPDLLLELMLLTYRYIFLLLKTASSITAAQHSRLGNHSLSAARNSFAQMAGSVFLLSLKRSGAQYDAMESRCYDGVIRCLAEHHPAKLREILALVFFETGLLLITILTWR; via the coding sequence ATGATCCTGATCGACCAGCTTGCTTACCGCTCTAAACTTTGCTCTGTCAATGGAGAGGAAAAATTTGTGTTCACTCTGCTGACTCTGCTGTTTTGCGTAGTCAGCCGTTCCATTCTCCTTGCGGGAATCGTCTTTGCCGCGACAGGGATCCTCACCATCTGTGTCGGCGGGATCCCTGCCTCCCGCTATTTCCGGCTGCTGCGGGTTCCCTTGGTCTTTCTGGCCTTAAGCACTGCCGCGGTGGTGATCAATATTTCCAGGATTCCTCTTGACGGGTTCGCAGTCCCCATGGGAGGCTGGTATCTTACCGGGAGCATCGCTGGACTTACGCGGGGGATACGGCTGTTCACAACGGCTCTTGCCAGTGTTTCCTGCCTGTATTTTCTCTCCTTGAGTACTCCTATGCCGGATCTTCTGGAGGTGTTGAGAAGGTTCCATGTGCCGGATCTTCTGCTGGAGCTTATGCTTTTGACTTACCGATACATTTTCCTGCTCCTTAAGACGGCCTCCTCCATTACCGCGGCCCAACATTCCCGGCTGGGGAACCACAGTCTGTCTGCCGCCCGCAATTCCTTTGCCCAGATGGCCGGCTCTGTGTTTCTGCTGTCATTAAAACGGTCCGGCGCCCAGTATGACGCTATGGAGTCCCGGTGCTACGATGGCGTGATCCGCTGCCTGGCGGAGCATCATCCCGCAAAGCTTCGCGAGATCCTTGCCCTTGTATTCTTTGAAACCGGACTTCTTCTGATCACGATCTTGACTTGGAGGTGA
- the cobA gene encoding uroporphyrinogen-III C-methyltransferase, whose amino-acid sequence MKTGKVWLVGAGPGDVRLLTVKGKEALEEAEVIVYDHLVNKDLLAIFGQGKELINVGKQAGHHLIPQEEIQKILKRKAREGKRVVRLKGGDPFLFGRGGEEAKELADAGIDFEIVPGVTSALAVPAYQGIPVTHRDYASSLHIITGHKRGENTEPINYQALASLDGTLVFLMGVAALPQITEHLIEAGMDPETPAAVLQEGTTASQKRVLGTLETLAEKAKTAEVRPPAVIVVGEVCTLAPDLEWYGKLPLAGVRVLLARPRERMNPLAKRLRQKGAQVLEVPAIETVPIPGQEQLISCMGELESYDWLVFTSQAGVDCFFQTLEEQNIDIRRLYGRKIAVIGEGTGMALKRRGIYPDLTPEVYDGVSLGRTLAEQGIQGKHILLPRAEKGNRELVPILEEAGALVEDVPVYRTVQSDSQIIDIREELEQNRIDCVVLTSGSVAMGFARMAQGADLSKVTAVCIGEQTARHAKACGMRCRIAREATVEGIEEEIEKITKEG is encoded by the coding sequence ATGAAAACAGGAAAGGTGTGGCTGGTAGGAGCTGGTCCTGGAGACGTAAGGCTTCTCACGGTGAAAGGAAAAGAAGCGCTGGAAGAGGCGGAAGTAATCGTTTACGATCACTTGGTAAATAAAGACCTGCTGGCAATATTCGGCCAGGGAAAGGAATTGATCAACGTGGGAAAACAGGCGGGGCATCACCTGATCCCCCAGGAAGAGATCCAGAAGATTCTGAAGAGAAAGGCCAGAGAAGGGAAACGGGTAGTCAGGCTCAAGGGAGGAGATCCCTTTCTCTTTGGCCGGGGCGGTGAGGAAGCCAAAGAACTGGCGGATGCCGGGATTGATTTTGAGATCGTGCCGGGAGTGACTTCCGCTCTTGCGGTGCCGGCTTATCAGGGAATCCCCGTGACCCACCGGGATTATGCTTCCTCCTTACATATCATTACCGGACATAAGAGAGGAGAAAACACAGAACCCATCAACTATCAGGCCCTGGCTTCTCTGGATGGGACGCTGGTATTCCTGATGGGAGTGGCGGCTCTTCCTCAGATCACGGAACATCTGATAGAGGCGGGAATGGACCCGGAGACTCCGGCCGCTGTCCTGCAGGAAGGGACTACCGCCAGCCAGAAGCGGGTGCTTGGGACCCTGGAGACTCTGGCGGAAAAGGCGAAGACGGCGGAAGTGCGCCCGCCGGCGGTGATCGTGGTGGGAGAGGTGTGTACCCTGGCCCCTGATCTGGAATGGTATGGGAAACTGCCCCTTGCGGGAGTGCGGGTTCTGCTGGCAAGACCAAGGGAACGGATGAACCCTCTGGCAAAAAGGCTGAGGCAGAAAGGCGCCCAGGTTCTGGAAGTACCGGCTATTGAAACGGTCCCCATCCCAGGGCAGGAACAGCTCATTTCCTGTATGGGAGAGCTGGAATCATATGACTGGCTGGTGTTTACCAGTCAGGCAGGAGTGGATTGTTTTTTTCAAACGTTGGAAGAACAGAACATAGATATCCGGCGGCTGTACGGCAGAAAGATTGCTGTGATCGGGGAGGGGACAGGCATGGCCCTGAAACGGAGAGGGATATACCCGGACTTAACCCCGGAAGTATATGACGGCGTTTCTCTCGGAAGAACGCTGGCAGAGCAGGGGATCCAAGGAAAGCATATTCTGCTGCCAAGAGCTGAGAAAGGGAACCGGGAGCTGGTACCGATCCTGGAAGAGGCCGGGGCGTTGGTGGAAGATGTGCCGGTCTACCGAACGGTCCAAAGTGACAGTCAGATAATCGATATCAGAGAAGAGTTGGAACAGAATAGGATTGACTGTGTGGTGCTGACCAGCGGATCTGTGGCGATGGGATTTGCCAGAATGGCCCAAGGGGCAGACTTGTCCAAAGTCACGGCTGTCTGCATCGGAGAACAGACAGCCAGACATGCCAAAGCATGCGGCATGAGGTGCCGGATTGCCAGAGAAGCAACGGTAGAGGGAATTGAAGAAGAGATCGAAAAGATAACGAAGGAAGGATAA
- a CDS encoding 4Fe-4S dicluster domain-containing protein — MDKFIHSVQLDTEACRGCINCIKYCPTQAIRVQNGKARIKPQFCVDCGRCIRYCPHHAKIPVYDSVEEIQNYKYTVALPAPSLYSQFNNLKNVDVVLNALLSMGFDDVFEVSAAAELVSEASRAYISEHRDEAPFISTACPSIVRIVRVKFPTLIPRLLPLKPPVEVAAEIARKKAAEKSGLAPEEIGIFFISPCPSKVTYAKAPLGIEKSQIDKVLAIKDVYPILLEHMTDDETKLKPLASSGRIGIGWSNAGGEAAGLITDDYLACDGIMGALRVLSDLEDEKFHGLKFVELNACNGGCVGGPLTVENPYVATAKSKKLHRYLPVAQTHGENYPDIDYHWSSYVEYEPVFRLGDSFLESLEMMGAIEELTEQLPGLDCGSCGAPTCRALAEDIVRGEASKNDCIYLFHEYINTLAKEIAYLSHSPDGDGESGEAGEFSMEAYIEKLTTELDKRER, encoded by the coding sequence ATGGATAAATTTATTCATTCTGTACAACTGGATACGGAAGCCTGCAGGGGATGCATCAATTGCATTAAATACTGCCCCACCCAGGCTATCCGGGTGCAAAACGGGAAAGCCAGGATCAAACCTCAGTTCTGCGTGGACTGCGGCCGCTGCATCCGTTACTGCCCGCACCATGCCAAGATCCCTGTTTATGATTCGGTGGAAGAGATCCAGAATTACAAGTATACAGTAGCTCTTCCGGCTCCTTCCCTTTATTCCCAGTTTAACAATCTCAAGAATGTAGACGTGGTTTTGAACGCTCTGCTCTCCATGGGATTTGACGATGTGTTCGAGGTCAGCGCGGCCGCGGAACTGGTATCGGAAGCTTCCCGCGCTTATATTAGCGAACACAGAGATGAAGCGCCCTTTATCAGCACCGCATGCCCGTCTATCGTACGGATTGTCCGGGTGAAATTCCCCACGCTGATCCCGCGCCTGCTTCCTTTGAAACCTCCGGTAGAAGTGGCGGCAGAGATCGCCCGTAAAAAAGCGGCGGAAAAATCCGGCCTTGCTCCAGAAGAGATCGGCATCTTTTTCATCTCTCCCTGCCCGTCAAAGGTAACTTATGCCAAAGCTCCGCTTGGCATTGAAAAGAGCCAGATCGACAAGGTCCTGGCTATCAAAGATGTCTATCCCATCTTGTTGGAGCATATGACTGACGATGAGACCAAGTTAAAACCTCTGGCCTCTTCCGGACGCATCGGCATCGGCTGGAGCAACGCCGGCGGCGAGGCCGCCGGACTCATCACCGATGACTATCTGGCCTGCGATGGCATCATGGGCGCTTTGCGGGTTTTGAGCGATCTGGAAGACGAAAAATTCCATGGGCTGAAATTCGTAGAGCTTAATGCCTGTAACGGCGGATGTGTGGGAGGTCCTCTGACGGTAGAAAACCCTTATGTAGCTACCGCCAAGTCCAAGAAACTCCACCGCTATCTCCCTGTAGCCCAGACTCATGGAGAAAACTATCCGGACATCGACTATCACTGGTCTTCTTATGTGGAATACGAACCCGTCTTCCGGCTTGGTGATTCTTTCCTGGAAAGCCTGGAAATGATGGGCGCTATCGAAGAACTGACGGAACAGCTTCCGGGGCTGGACTGCGGCTCCTGCGGCGCTCCCACCTGCCGGGCGCTGGCGGAGGATATCGTACGAGGTGAAGCCTCCAAAAACGACTGTATTTATCTGTTCCATGAATATATCAACACGCTGGCTAAGGAGATTGCCTATCTCTCCCACTCTCCGGACGGAGATGGAGAAAGCGGAGAAGCCGGGGAATTTTCTATGGAAGCTTATATTGAGAAGCTGACCACTGAACTAGACAAAAGGGAGCGATAA
- a CDS encoding cobalt ABC transporter, which produces METKNKKFAAALILAAILIAVIPVIALKDAEFGGSDDAGSVMVEEIHGEYTPWFSPILETFLGGELPGELESLIFCVQTGIGVGIIAFFMGRLYERKKLGKEQEQL; this is translated from the coding sequence ATGGAGACCAAAAACAAGAAATTTGCGGCCGCGCTGATCCTTGCGGCCATCCTGATCGCGGTCATTCCCGTGATCGCCTTAAAAGACGCGGAATTTGGCGGCTCTGATGACGCCGGAAGCGTCATGGTAGAAGAGATCCACGGGGAATATACGCCCTGGTTTTCTCCCATCCTGGAGACATTCTTAGGCGGAGAACTGCCTGGAGAACTGGAAAGCCTGATCTTCTGCGTCCAGACGGGCATCGGGGTAGGCATCATCGCCTTTTTTATGGGGCGGCTCTATGAACGGAAAAAGCTTGGGAAAGAGCAGGAGCAGCTATGA